Within Nocardia terpenica, the genomic segment CGACGACGAGGGTCAGATTCCGTACACGCGCTTCCTCGACGAGCTGGTGGTGGCCGGTTACACCTGGTTCGAGCTGGGACCCTACGGCTATCTGCCCACCGATCCGCGGCGGCTGGCCGAGGAGGTCGACGCCCGTGGGCTGCGGGTGTCGGGCGGCACCACGTTCGGCGCGCTGCATCGGCCGCGGGAGTGGGACGATACGGTGGCCGCCACCCGGCGGGTCGCGGAGCTGACCGCCGCGGCCGGTGCGCATCACCTGGTGTTCATTCCGCCGATGTACCGGGACGAGAAGACCGGCGCCTATACCGAATCGCCGGAGCTGACCTCCGAGCAGTGGGCCGGATTCGGCCGCCGCGCAAGCGAACTCGGCAAGATCCTGGTCGAGGAGTACGGCGTGCGGCTGGTGCTGCACCCGCACGCCGACAGCCACATCCAATCCCAGTCCGAGATCGAGCGCTACCTGAACGAGAGCGACGCGCGCTACGCGAATCTGTGCCTGGACACCGGGCACGTCGCCTACGGGGGCGGCGACGCGGTGGATCTGATCCGCCGGTACGGCGAGCGGATCGGCTACGTGCACATCAAACAGATGGATCCGACCGTGCTGGACGCCGTTGCGGCGGAGAATCTTTCATTCGGTGAGGCGGTCTCGCGCGGGGTGTGCGTGGAGCCACCGGCCGGTGTGCCCGATCCGGTGGCGGTGGTCGAGGCGCTGTCCGACCTGGATGCCGACCTGTTCGTGATCGTCGAGCAGGATCTGTACCCCTGTGCACCGGAGGTGCCGCTGCCGATCGCCAAGCGCACCCGCGAATTCCTCAATGCGCGTGGGGTGGACGTGCCGGGAAGCGTGGCATGAGCATGCGGGCCGGTGTCATCGGCGCCGGAGAGCGACGGCAACCATACCGGCGGCGCTTGCGCGTCCTGATGA encodes:
- a CDS encoding TIM barrel protein — encoded protein: MTTTSPPHILGNLCLGSAPDSWGVWFADDEGQIPYTRFLDELVVAGYTWFELGPYGYLPTDPRRLAEEVDARGLRVSGGTTFGALHRPREWDDTVAATRRVAELTAAAGAHHLVFIPPMYRDEKTGAYTESPELTSEQWAGFGRRASELGKILVEEYGVRLVLHPHADSHIQSQSEIERYLNESDARYANLCLDTGHVAYGGGDAVDLIRRYGERIGYVHIKQMDPTVLDAVAAENLSFGEAVSRGVCVEPPAGVPDPVAVVEALSDLDADLFVIVEQDLYPCAPEVPLPIAKRTREFLNARGVDVPGSVA